A DNA window from Stenotrophomonas sp. 57 contains the following coding sequences:
- a CDS encoding TetR/AcrR family transcriptional regulator, whose amino-acid sequence MNPAYLPVALDARDERVFDAVRELLAQQGMQMSMDAVAQHAGCSKQTLYSRYGSKQDLLRRVMQRHVGHATGAMVRALRTDDLRASLLQFATDFLEHFNQPHVGQACRLIAADAAQFPEEARTLYRHGAGALTLHLAEWIETVCRKGQLRHDDPHFMAELLLSMIAGQDFDKQRFHTPHRDDALLRRRWAEFSVDSFLRAFAPQPSPAPSTNQPRSSS is encoded by the coding sequence GTGAACCCGGCCTACCTTCCCGTTGCCCTCGACGCACGCGATGAGCGCGTGTTCGATGCCGTGCGCGAACTGCTGGCCCAGCAGGGAATGCAGATGAGCATGGATGCGGTGGCCCAGCACGCCGGCTGCTCCAAGCAGACCCTGTACTCGCGCTACGGCAGCAAGCAGGACCTGCTGCGCCGGGTGATGCAGCGCCATGTCGGCCACGCCACCGGCGCCATGGTCCGTGCACTCCGCACTGACGACCTGCGTGCCAGCCTTCTCCAGTTCGCCACCGATTTCCTGGAGCATTTCAACCAACCGCACGTAGGACAGGCCTGCCGGCTGATTGCTGCCGATGCGGCCCAGTTTCCCGAAGAGGCGCGTACGCTGTACCGGCATGGGGCCGGCGCGCTGACGCTTCATCTTGCTGAATGGATTGAAACCGTTTGCAGGAAGGGTCAGCTGCGGCATGACGACCCGCACTTCATGGCCGAACTGCTGCTGAGCATGATCGCCGGTCAGGATTTCGACAAACAGCGCTTCCATACCCCCCATCGTGATGACGCGCTGTTGCGTCGGCGCTGGGCAGAGTTCTCCGTCGACAGCTTCCTGCGCGCCTTCGCGCCACAGCCGTCGCCGGCCCCGTCTACAAACCAACCCCGGAGTTCCTCCTGA
- a CDS encoding efflux RND transporter periplasmic adaptor subunit has translation MTAPLRTLALTCAVAVALAACKKPEQQTPPPPEVGVIDARPQTLPLQRELVGRLSPFRSADVRARVPGVLLKRVYQEGSQVKQGQTLFLIDPAPLRASLNASEAQLASARATYANAKVAADRARSLAPQQFVSKSDLDNAESAERTALAAVKQAEAAVTSSRINLGYAEVTAPISGVANKQQVTEGALVGQGDVTLLTTVDQLDPLYVNFSLSVDELTQLRAQQAKGALALSGDGKATVAVKLADGSTYSEPGTLDFSSTTVDPATGAVSLRALLPNPQQILLPGAFVSFQANLGERNNAYLVPQQALLRDTTGGYVMVVGADGKVVRKNVKTDGAQNGNWLVSDGLAAGDKVIVAGVQKVKEGAPAVAKPWTPGQDASGKPAAGGAAPAGAAPAAGKAPADAAKPEQADAAKPAATDSNKQ, from the coding sequence ATGACCGCCCCACTCCGCACCCTTGCCTTGACGTGCGCCGTTGCTGTCGCGCTGGCTGCCTGCAAGAAGCCGGAACAGCAGACGCCCCCGCCGCCGGAGGTGGGCGTGATCGACGCCAGGCCGCAGACCCTGCCGCTGCAGCGCGAGCTGGTCGGCCGCCTGTCGCCGTTCCGCAGCGCCGACGTGCGCGCGCGCGTGCCGGGCGTGCTGCTCAAGCGCGTCTACCAGGAAGGCTCCCAGGTCAAGCAGGGCCAGACCCTGTTCCTGATCGACCCGGCGCCGCTGCGTGCTTCGCTCAACGCCTCCGAGGCCCAGCTGGCCTCGGCCCGCGCCACCTACGCCAACGCCAAGGTCGCCGCCGATCGCGCGCGCTCGCTGGCCCCGCAGCAGTTCGTCTCCAAGTCCGACCTGGACAACGCCGAATCGGCCGAGCGCACTGCGCTGGCCGCCGTCAAGCAGGCCGAAGCGGCAGTGACCTCCTCGCGGATCAACCTGGGCTACGCCGAAGTGACCGCGCCGATCAGTGGCGTGGCCAACAAGCAGCAGGTCACCGAGGGCGCGCTGGTCGGCCAGGGCGATGTGACCCTGCTGACCACCGTCGACCAGCTCGACCCGCTGTATGTGAACTTCTCGCTCAGCGTGGATGAGCTGACCCAACTGCGTGCGCAGCAGGCCAAGGGCGCGCTGGCGCTGTCCGGCGACGGCAAGGCCACGGTGGCCGTGAAGCTGGCCGATGGCAGCACCTACAGCGAGCCGGGCACGCTGGACTTCTCCTCGACCACGGTCGATCCGGCCACCGGCGCGGTGTCGCTGCGTGCGCTGCTGCCGAACCCGCAGCAGATCCTGCTGCCCGGTGCCTTCGTCAGCTTCCAGGCCAACCTGGGCGAGCGCAACAACGCCTATCTGGTGCCGCAGCAGGCCCTGCTGCGTGACACCACCGGCGGCTACGTGATGGTGGTCGGCGCCGACGGCAAGGTCGTGCGCAAGAACGTGAAGACCGATGGCGCGCAGAACGGCAACTGGCTGGTCAGCGACGGCCTGGCCGCCGGTGACAAGGTGATCGTGGCGGGCGTGCAGAAGGTCAAGGAAGGCGCACCGGCGGTGGCCAAGCCGTGGACCCCGGGGCAGGACGCCAGCGGCAAGCCCGCCGCGGGCGGCGCCGCGCCGGCAGGTGCTGCACCGGCCGCAGGCAAGGCACCGGCCGACGCGGCCAAGCCCGAGCAGGCCGATGCGGCCAAGCCGGCCGCCACCGATTCGAACAAGCAGTAA
- a CDS encoding multidrug efflux RND transporter permease subunit: MPKFFIEHPVFAWVVAILISLSGVIAILNLGVESYPNIAPPQVTVSATYPGASADTTEKSVTQVIEQQLTGIDHLLYFSSSSASNGRAQITLTFETGTDPDIAQVQVQNKVSLATPRLPSEVTQQGVVVAKANAGFLMVIALQSDTPAINRDALNDIVGSRVLDQVSRIPGVGSTQQFGSEYAMNIWLNPEKMQGYGLSASQVLAAVRAQNVQFAAGALGSDPSPEGQHFTATVSAEGRFSSPQEFENIILRANADGSRVLLKDIARVAFGANNYGFDTQYNGKPTGAFAIQLLPGANALNVADAVRAKMDELQPSFPAGVTWFSPYDSTTFVKISIQEVVKTLFEAVFLVFLVMLIFLQNFRATLIPTLVIPVALLGTFLGMWMIGFTINQLTLFAMVLAIGIVVDDAIVVIENVERIMTEEGLAPKPATQKAMTQITGAVVAITVVLAAVFIPSALQGGAAGEIYKQFALTIAISMAFSAFLALGFTPALCATFLKPTHNDNPNIVYRTFNKYYDKISHTYVGHITSAVRHAPRWMILFVVLTALCGFLFTRMPGSFLPEEDQGYALAIVQLPPGSTKGQTNEVFAQMRGILEKQDGYEGMLQVAGFSFVGSGENVGMGFIRLKPWEERKFTAPEFIQNMNGAFYGIKEAQIFVVNLPTVQGLGQFGGFDMWLQDRSGAGYEQLTQARNILLGQAAQKPDHLVGVRPNGLENAPQLQLHVDRVQAQSMGMSVSDVYSTIQLMLAPVYVNDFFYEGRIKRVTMQADGPYRTGQESLKSFYSPSTLTTNADGTNAMIPLNTVVKSEWVSAPPSLSRYNGYSAINIVGSQAPGTSSGEAMQTMEAIVNDDLPAGFGYDWSGMSYQEILAGNAATLLLVLSIVVVFLCLAALYESWSIPVAVLLVVPLGVLGALGLSMLRGLPNDLFFKIGLITVIGLAAKNAILIVEFAVEQRAAGKNLRDATIEAARLRFRPILMTSFAFIMGVIPMAISTGAGANSRHAIGTGVIGGMLFATLLGLLMIPVFFVVVRRMLGDKLDQPSKEFMERQRDADAAHRPDR; encoded by the coding sequence ATGCCTAAATTTTTCATCGAACATCCAGTCTTCGCCTGGGTGGTTGCGATCCTGATCTCGCTCAGCGGCGTGATCGCGATCCTCAACCTGGGCGTGGAGTCCTATCCCAACATCGCCCCGCCGCAGGTCACCGTCTCGGCCACCTACCCGGGCGCCAGTGCGGACACCACGGAAAAATCGGTCACCCAGGTGATCGAGCAGCAGCTGACCGGTATCGATCACCTGCTGTACTTCAGTTCCTCGTCCGCTTCCAACGGCCGTGCGCAGATCACCCTGACCTTCGAGACCGGTACCGATCCGGACATCGCCCAGGTGCAGGTGCAGAACAAGGTCTCGCTGGCCACGCCCCGACTGCCTTCGGAAGTGACCCAGCAGGGTGTGGTGGTGGCCAAGGCCAACGCCGGCTTCCTGATGGTGATCGCGCTGCAGTCCGATACGCCGGCCATCAACCGTGACGCCCTGAACGACATCGTTGGTTCGCGCGTGCTCGACCAGGTCTCGCGTATCCCCGGCGTCGGCAGCACCCAGCAGTTCGGTTCCGAGTACGCCATGAACATCTGGCTCAACCCGGAAAAGATGCAGGGCTATGGCCTTTCGGCCAGCCAGGTGCTGGCCGCGGTACGTGCGCAGAACGTGCAGTTCGCCGCCGGTGCGCTGGGTTCGGACCCGTCGCCGGAAGGCCAGCACTTCACCGCCACGGTCTCGGCCGAAGGCCGCTTCAGCTCGCCGCAGGAATTCGAGAACATCATCCTGCGCGCCAATGCTGACGGCTCGCGCGTGCTGTTGAAGGACATCGCCCGCGTCGCCTTCGGTGCCAACAACTACGGCTTCGACACCCAGTACAACGGCAAGCCGACCGGTGCCTTCGCCATCCAGCTGCTGCCGGGCGCCAACGCCCTGAACGTGGCCGATGCGGTCCGCGCCAAGATGGACGAACTGCAGCCCAGCTTCCCGGCCGGTGTCACCTGGTTCTCGCCGTACGACAGCACCACCTTCGTCAAGATCTCGATCCAGGAAGTGGTCAAGACGCTGTTCGAGGCGGTGTTCCTCGTGTTCCTGGTGATGCTGATCTTCCTGCAGAACTTCCGCGCCACCCTGATCCCGACCCTGGTCATCCCGGTGGCCCTGCTCGGTACCTTCCTGGGCATGTGGATGATCGGCTTCACGATCAACCAGCTGACCCTGTTCGCGATGGTGCTGGCAATCGGCATCGTGGTCGATGACGCGATCGTGGTGATCGAGAACGTCGAACGTATCATGACCGAGGAAGGCCTGGCGCCGAAGCCGGCCACGCAGAAGGCGATGACCCAGATCACCGGCGCGGTGGTCGCGATCACCGTCGTGCTGGCTGCGGTGTTCATTCCGTCGGCCCTGCAGGGCGGTGCCGCCGGTGAGATCTACAAGCAGTTCGCGCTGACCATCGCCATTTCGATGGCGTTCTCGGCGTTCCTGGCGCTGGGCTTCACCCCGGCGCTGTGCGCGACCTTCCTCAAGCCGACGCACAACGACAACCCGAACATCGTCTACCGCACCTTCAACAAGTACTACGACAAGATCAGCCACACCTATGTGGGCCACATCACCTCGGCGGTGCGCCACGCCCCGCGCTGGATGATCCTGTTCGTGGTACTGACCGCACTGTGCGGTTTCCTGTTCACCCGCATGCCGGGCAGCTTCCTGCCGGAAGAAGACCAGGGCTATGCGCTGGCGATCGTGCAGCTGCCGCCGGGCTCGACCAAGGGCCAGACCAACGAAGTGTTCGCGCAGATGCGTGGCATCCTGGAGAAGCAGGATGGCTATGAAGGCATGCTGCAGGTGGCCGGTTTCAGCTTCGTCGGTTCCGGCGAGAACGTCGGCATGGGGTTCATCCGCCTGAAGCCTTGGGAGGAACGCAAGTTCACCGCGCCGGAGTTCATCCAGAACATGAACGGCGCGTTCTATGGCATCAAGGAAGCGCAGATCTTCGTGGTCAACCTGCCCACCGTGCAGGGCCTTGGCCAGTTCGGTGGCTTCGACATGTGGCTGCAGGACCGTAGCGGTGCCGGTTACGAGCAGCTGACCCAGGCCCGCAACATCCTGCTCGGCCAGGCCGCGCAGAAACCGGACCACCTGGTCGGTGTGCGCCCGAACGGCCTGGAAAACGCGCCGCAGTTGCAGCTGCACGTGGATCGCGTACAGGCGCAGTCGATGGGCATGTCGGTGTCGGACGTGTACAGCACCATCCAGCTGATGCTGGCCCCGGTGTACGTCAACGACTTCTTCTACGAAGGCCGCATCAAGCGCGTGACCATGCAGGCCGATGGCCCGTACCGCACCGGCCAGGAGTCGCTGAAGAGCTTCTACAGCCCGTCCACCCTCACCACCAATGCCGACGGTACCAACGCGATGATCCCGCTCAACACGGTGGTCAAGTCCGAATGGGTGTCGGCACCGCCGTCGCTGAGCCGCTACAACGGCTACTCGGCGATCAACATCGTCGGTTCGCAGGCACCGGGCACCAGCTCGGGTGAGGCGATGCAGACCATGGAGGCGATCGTCAACGACGACCTGCCGGCCGGTTTCGGCTACGACTGGTCCGGCATGTCCTACCAGGAGATCCTGGCCGGCAATGCCGCAACCCTGCTGCTGGTGTTGTCGATCGTGGTGGTGTTCCTGTGCCTGGCCGCACTGTATGAAAGCTGGTCGATCCCGGTGGCGGTGCTGCTGGTGGTGCCGCTGGGCGTGCTGGGTGCACTTGGCCTGTCGATGCTGCGTGGCCTGCCCAACGACCTGTTCTTCAAGATCGGCCTGATCACCGTGATCGGCCTAGCGGCGAAGAACGCGATCCTGATCGTGGAGTTCGCGGTGGAGCAGCGTGCGGCCGGCAAGAACCTGCGCGATGCCACCATCGAAGCGGCCCGCCTGCGTTTCCGCCCGATCCTGATGACCTCGTTCGCATTCATCATGGGCGTTATCCCGATGGCGATCTCCACCGGCGCCGGCGCCAACTCCCGCCACGCCATCGGTACCGGCGTGATCGGCGGCATGCTGTTCGCCACCCTGCTCGGCCTGTTGATGATCCCGGTGTTCTTCGTGGTCGTGCGCCGCATGCTGGGCGACAAGCTGGATCAACCGTCCAAGGAGTTCATGGAACGCCAGCGTGATGCGGATGCTGCACACCGCCCGGATCGTTGA